One part of the Phaenicophaeus curvirostris isolate KB17595 chromosome 2, BPBGC_Pcur_1.0, whole genome shotgun sequence genome encodes these proteins:
- the LOC138717559 gene encoding ras-like GTP-binding protein RHO, with amino-acid sequence MDAPQRKITVVGDDRCGKTCLLFALRHEPLPKSYEPTLFDTYTTDTEVDGKEMKLILCDVAGKNEFSYQNLRSVFYKDTDIILMCFSVDVHDSQQNILDFWVPEIKQFCPMVPIILVATKIELRGDESIKKKLPFPSNEPFNTTEGKALAAKIGAYAYLECSAKTKEGVDTALKMISQCALNQKRRRKRHYRHCRIL; translated from the coding sequence ATGGATGCTCCTCAGAGGAAGATAACAGTAGTTGGAGATGACCGCTGTGGTAAGACATGCCTCCTCTTTGCTCTGCGTCATGAACCGCTTCCCAAGTCCTACGAGCCAACTCTGTTTGACACTTACACCACTGACACAGAGGTAGACGGGAAGGAGATGAAACTCATTCTCTGCGATGTGGCAGGGAAGAATGAATTCAGTTACCAAAATCTCCgctcagttttctacaaggatactgacattattttaatgtgCTTTTCCGTGGACGTGCATgactcacagcaaaacatccTTGATTTTTGGGTTCCAGAAATCAAACAGTTCTGCCCCATGGTACCTATTATTCTGGTGGCTACCAAGATAGAACTAAGGGGTGATGAAAGTATTAAGAAGAAACTACCTTTTCCCAGCAATGAGCCGTTTAACActacagaaggaaaagctttagctgccaaaattgggGCATATGCTTACCTGGAGTGTTCTGCCAAGACAAAAGAAGGTGTTGATACAGCCCTGAAGATGATTAGCCAATGTGCATTAAatcagaaaaggaggagaaagaggcacTACAGGCACTGCCGAATTTTGTAA
- the LOC138717216 gene encoding rho-related GTP-binding protein RhoB, giving the protein MAAIRKKLVVVGDGACGKTCLLIVFSKDEFPEVYVPTVFENYVADIEVDGKQVELALWDTAGQEDYDRLRPLSYPDTDVILMCFSVDSPDSLENIPEKWVPEVKHFCPNVPIILVANKKDLRNDEHVRNELARMKQEPVRTEDGRAMAIRIQAYDYLECSAKTKDGVREVFETATRAALQKRYGTQNGCINCCKVL; this is encoded by the coding sequence ATGGCCGCCATCCGCAAGAAGCTGGTGGTGGTGGGCGACGGGGCGTGCGGCAAGACCTGCCTCCTCATCGTCTTCAGCAAGGACGAGTTCCCCGAGGTCTACGTGCCCACCGTCTTCGAGAACTACGTGGCCGACATCGAGGTGGACGGCAAGCAGGTGGAGCTGGCGCTGTGGGACACGGCCGGGCAGGAGGACTACGACCGCCTGCGCCCCCTCTCCTACCCGGACACCGACGTCATCCTCATGTGCTTCTCGGTGGACAGCCCGGACTCGCTGGAGAACATCCCGGAGAAGTGGGTGCCGGAGGTCAAGCACTTCTGCCCCAACGTGCCCATCATCCTGGTGGCCAACAAGAAGGACCTGCGGAACGACGAGCACGTGCGCAACGAGCTGGCCCGCATGAAGCAGGAGCCCGTGCGCACCGAGGACGGCCGCGCCATGGCCATCCGCATCCAGGCCTACGACTACCTCGAGTGCTCGGCCAAGACCAAGGACGGCGTGCGGGAGGTCTTCGAGACCGCCACCCGCGCCGCCCTGCAGAAGCGCTACGGCACCCAGAACGGCTGCATCAACTGCTGCAAAGTCCTGTAA